One genomic segment of Scyliorhinus canicula chromosome 10, sScyCan1.1, whole genome shotgun sequence includes these proteins:
- the pex2 gene encoding peroxisome biogenesis factor 2, whose protein sequence is MDSKEDSLNSLTPVLRISQLDAFELDGALEQLVWSQFVQCFQCFKPGLLTHFEPELKAFLQILLWRFTVYSKNATVGQTLLNIKYKNDLSRGPKYQPMSKHQKLWYALCTIGGKWLQERAHNLFSNRPPESSIHKMKYFITFTIGLLKVAGLLNFLIFLQKGRFATFPERLLGIRAVFSRPQGFRQVGFEYMNRELLWHGFAEFLIFLLPLINARKLKTVVSSWFLPVGHHRDNDGTLAIHCKECALCGDWPTMPHTIGCKHVFCYYCIKSNYLSDAYFTCPKCNSEVQNLVPLIPEVFKSV, encoded by the coding sequence GAACAACTCGTGTGGtcccagtttgtccagtgttttcaATGTTTCAAACCTGGTTTGTTAACACACTTTGAACCAGAACTGAAAGCTTTTCTACAAATTTTGTTGTGGAGATTTACAGTCTATTCTAAAAATGCAACAGTTGGTCAGACACTTCTGAACATCAAATATAAAAATGACTTATCTCGGGGACCAAAGTACCAGCCAATGAGTAAACATCAGAAATTATGGTATGCGTTATGCACTATTGGGGGCAAATGGTTGCAAGAGAGAGCCCACAATTTATTTAGTAATCGCCCTCCAGAGTCAAGCATTCATAAGATGAAATATTTCATTACTTTTACAATTGGACTTTTGAAGGTGGCTGGACTACTGAATTTTCTCATCTTTCTTCAGAAGGGTAGATTTGCCACATTTCCAGAACGACTCCTGGGAATCAGAGCAGTTTTCTCCAGACCTCAGGGTTTTCGTCAAGTTGGCTTTGAATACATGAATCGTGAACTTTTGTGGCACGGCTTTGCTGAATTCCTAATCTTTCTTCTGCCACTGATCAATGCAAGAAAACTGAAAACTGTTGTCTCATCGTGGTTCCTTCCAGTAGGTCATCACCGCGATAATGATGGCACACTAGCTATCCACTGTAAAGAATGTGCCCTTTGTGGTGATTGGCCAACAATGCCTCATACAATTGGTTGTAAGCatgttttttgttattattgcATTAAGAGTAATTACCTATCTGATGCTTACTTCACTTGCCCAAAATGCAACAGTGAAGTCCAAAATTTAGTACCTTTAATACCTGAAGTTTTCAAGTCAGTCTGA